The following coding sequences are from one Ramlibacter henchirensis window:
- a CDS encoding LysE family translocator gives MPDPQQLLIFIAAGWLLNLTPGPDVLYIVTNALRSGARAGIVAGLGITAGCFVHVFAAALGVGALLAASATAFTLLKWIGAVYLVWIGVKLLVAAPPRQVADLQALARSEPASRLGAVFLGGFWTNVLNPKVAIFFLAFVPQFIAPDATDKATAFVLLGVLFNINSIPVNSGWALAAAWMARRDAVQRGMHWLDRAAGAMFIAFGARLALSDNPSR, from the coding sequence ATGCCGGACCCGCAGCAGCTGCTGATCTTCATCGCCGCCGGCTGGCTGCTGAACCTCACGCCGGGCCCGGACGTCCTCTACATCGTCACCAACGCGCTGCGCTCGGGCGCGCGCGCCGGCATCGTCGCGGGCCTGGGCATCACGGCGGGGTGCTTCGTGCATGTCTTCGCCGCTGCGCTGGGCGTGGGGGCGCTGCTGGCCGCATCGGCGACAGCGTTCACCCTCCTCAAGTGGATCGGTGCGGTCTACCTGGTGTGGATCGGCGTGAAGCTGCTGGTCGCGGCGCCGCCGCGGCAGGTCGCGGACCTGCAGGCGCTTGCCCGGTCCGAGCCGGCCTCGCGTTTGGGCGCCGTGTTCCTGGGCGGCTTCTGGACCAACGTGCTCAACCCCAAGGTGGCGATCTTCTTCCTGGCCTTCGTGCCGCAGTTCATCGCGCCCGACGCGACGGACAAGGCGACCGCCTTCGTGCTGCTGGGCGTGCTGTTCAACATCAACAGCATCCCGGTGAATTCCGGCTGGGCGCTGGCCGCGGCCTGGATGGCGCGCCGCGACGCCGTGCAGCGCGGCATGCACTGGCTGGACCGCGCCGCCGGCGCCATGTTCATCGCTTTCGGCGCGCGCCTGGCGCTGTCCGACAATCCGTCCCGCTGA
- a CDS encoding GxxExxY protein encodes MENQILSRSIIGAAVEVQRVLGHGLLERAYAAAFARELELQGLSFAREVPIHTNYKDTPIGVGYRADFIVESSVIVELKAVDTLLVTHKAQLLSYLRLSNLKLGLLINFNEFQVTRGVHRVVNNLWSAFSARFPRFLRTAVPPSRRNAHETPDDRQLRQLHLQPGAVLRRTGRAGGGVSQRRDHG; translated from the coding sequence ATGGAAAACCAGATTCTGAGTCGGTCGATCATCGGTGCGGCCGTGGAGGTCCAGAGGGTGCTCGGTCACGGGCTGCTCGAGAGGGCCTATGCCGCAGCATTCGCTCGCGAACTGGAGCTGCAAGGGCTGTCGTTTGCTCGCGAGGTCCCGATTCACACGAATTACAAGGACACGCCCATCGGCGTGGGCTACCGTGCGGACTTCATCGTCGAATCGTCGGTGATCGTGGAACTCAAGGCGGTCGACACGCTGCTGGTAACCCACAAGGCCCAGCTGCTCTCGTACCTCCGCCTCAGCAATCTGAAGCTCGGATTGCTGATCAACTTCAACGAGTTCCAGGTCACCAGAGGTGTCCATCGCGTGGTGAACAACCTCTGGTCGGCGTTTTCTGCGCGCTTTCCGCGCTTTCTGCGTACGGCTGTTCCCCCCTCTCGAAGGAACGCGCATGAAACTCCTGATGATCGACAACTACGACAGCTTCACCTACAACCTGGTGCAGTACTTCGGCGAACTGGGCGCGCAGGTGGAGGTGTTTCGCAACGACGAGATCACGGTTGA
- a CDS encoding aminodeoxychorismate/anthranilate synthase component II: MKLLMIDNYDSFTYNLVQYFGELGAQVEVFRNDEITVEGIAARSPDRLVVSPGPCSPAEAGISVAAIRHFAGKLPILGVCLGHQSIGAAFGGKIVRAAQLMHGKTSEITTTRQGVFAGLPERFTVNRYHSLAIEKDSCPPELETTAWTDDGEIMGVRHRELPIQGVQFHPESILTEHGHAMLKNFLEQA, translated from the coding sequence ATGAAACTCCTGATGATCGACAACTACGACAGCTTCACCTACAACCTGGTGCAGTACTTCGGCGAACTGGGCGCGCAGGTGGAGGTGTTTCGCAACGACGAGATCACGGTTGAGGGCATCGCCGCGCGATCGCCCGACCGGCTGGTCGTGTCGCCCGGGCCTTGCTCGCCCGCCGAAGCGGGCATCTCGGTCGCGGCGATCCGCCACTTCGCCGGCAAGCTGCCGATCCTGGGCGTGTGCCTGGGGCACCAGAGCATCGGCGCCGCGTTTGGCGGAAAGATCGTGCGGGCGGCGCAGCTGATGCACGGCAAGACCAGCGAGATCACGACGACGCGGCAAGGCGTCTTCGCGGGGCTGCCGGAACGCTTCACGGTCAACCGCTACCACTCGCTGGCTATCGAAAAGGACAGCTGCCCGCCCGAGCTGGAGACGACCGCCTGGACCGACGACGGCGAGATCATGGGCGTGCGCCACCGGGAGCTGCCGATCCAGGGCGTTCAGTTCCATCCCGAATCCATCCTCACCGAGCATGGGCACGCGATGCTGAAGAACTTCCTGGAGCAGGCATGA
- a CDS encoding chalcone isomerase family protein — translation MNRFRTLALGLAVLTLAAAVQAQPVTLSGIRFDEAADVRGARLQLNGAGVRYKAVFKVYAAGLYLPKKAASPEEVLAMPGAKRISITMLREIDSSEFGKMFARGMEDNMDRSAFSRLVPGVLRMSQIFSDHKRLHPGDAILIDWVPGTGAVVTVKGVPQGEPFKEPEFFNALLRIWIGQNPADWKLKDALLGKAAAAGQGA, via the coding sequence ATGAATCGATTCCGCACCCTTGCCCTGGGCCTCGCCGTGCTCACGCTCGCCGCCGCCGTCCAAGCGCAGCCCGTCACGCTGTCCGGCATCAGGTTCGACGAAGCGGCCGATGTGCGCGGCGCCCGGCTGCAGCTCAATGGCGCAGGCGTGCGCTACAAGGCCGTGTTCAAGGTCTATGCCGCCGGGCTGTACCTGCCAAAGAAAGCCGCCAGCCCGGAAGAAGTGCTGGCCATGCCGGGCGCCAAGCGCATCAGCATCACCATGCTGCGCGAGATCGACTCGTCCGAGTTCGGCAAGATGTTCGCGCGCGGCATGGAGGACAACATGGACCGGTCCGCGTTCTCCAGGCTCGTGCCGGGCGTGCTGCGAATGAGCCAGATCTTCAGCGACCACAAGCGGCTCCATCCCGGCGACGCGATCCTGATCGACTGGGTGCCCGGCACCGGCGCCGTGGTCACCGTCAAGGGCGTGCCGCAGGGCGAGCCTTTCAAGGAGCCGGAGTTCTTCAATGCGCTGCTGCGCATCTGGATCGGCCAGAACCCCGCCGACTGGAAGCTCAAGGACGCCTTGCTCGGCAAGGCTGCGGCGGCAGGACAGGGCGCCTAG
- a CDS encoding phosphoglycolate phosphatase: protein MPLAPGLQAAIVDLDGTLVDTLGDFTVALNATLDELSLRRLTAADIEPMVGKGSEHLIRSALSAVDAPQRLYDAAWAAYQRHYDEINGRHSDVYPGVEEGLEVLRRSGLRLACVTNKPTRFAADLLQRKGLAKAFDAVFGGDAFERKKPDPLPFVRTCEALGAAPSRTLVVGDSSNDAAAARAAGCPVVLVTYGYNHGEPVGSVDADGFVDSLAQIGRLL, encoded by the coding sequence ATGCCCCTTGCCCCAGGATTGCAGGCGGCCATCGTCGACCTCGATGGCACGCTGGTGGACACGCTCGGCGATTTCACGGTCGCACTCAATGCCACGCTCGACGAGCTGTCGCTGCGCCGGCTGACCGCGGCGGACATCGAGCCGATGGTCGGCAAAGGCTCCGAGCACCTGATCCGGTCCGCCTTGTCCGCGGTCGACGCACCGCAGCGGCTGTACGACGCGGCATGGGCCGCCTACCAGCGGCATTACGACGAGATCAACGGCCGGCATTCGGACGTGTATCCCGGGGTCGAAGAAGGCCTCGAGGTCCTGAGACGCTCCGGGCTTCGACTGGCCTGCGTGACCAACAAGCCGACGCGATTCGCCGCGGACCTGCTCCAGCGCAAAGGCCTGGCGAAGGCCTTCGACGCGGTGTTCGGCGGTGATGCGTTCGAGCGCAAGAAGCCCGACCCCCTGCCGTTCGTTCGCACCTGCGAGGCGCTTGGCGCGGCGCCGTCTCGCACGCTGGTCGTCGGTGATTCGAGTAACGACGCCGCAGCGGCGCGGGCCGCGGGATGTCCGGTGGTACTGGTCACCTACGGGTACAACCACGGCGAGCCGGTGGGCTCGGTGGATGCCGACGGCTTCGTGGATTCGCTGGCCCAGATCGGCCGGCTGCTCTAG
- the trpE gene encoding anthranilate synthase component I, whose protein sequence is MITELEFKSLALQGFNRIPLIAEAFADLETPLSLYLKLAHAKGNGKYSFLLESVVGGERFGRYSFIGLPARTLLRATGFGADAATEVVTDGQVIERVRGNPLDFVAEYQKRFKVALRPGLPRFCGGLAGYFGYDVVRYIEKKLEKTCPPDTLGCPDILLLQCEELAVIDNLSGKLYLIVYADPSRPEAYSNSKKRLRELKDLLKYSVSAPQVRQTQTFPTEREFSKADYLKAVDRAKELIAAGDFMQVQVGQRIKKRYTESPLSLYRALRSLNPSPYMYYYDFGEFQVVGASPEILVRQEQTPEGQKVTIRPLAGTRPRGATPELDKTVEQELVNDPKERAEHVMLIDLARNDIGRIAKTGSVKVTEAFAVERYSHVMHIVSNVEGLLNEGMTSIDVLKATFPAGTLTGAPKVHAMELIDQLEPSKRGLYGGACGYLSYAGDMDVAIAIRTGIVKDQTLYVQAAAGVVADSVPELEWKETEAKARALLRASELVEEGLE, encoded by the coding sequence GTGATCACCGAACTCGAATTCAAGAGCCTGGCACTGCAGGGCTTCAACCGCATCCCCCTCATTGCGGAAGCCTTCGCCGACCTCGAGACCCCGCTTTCCCTCTACCTGAAGCTGGCGCATGCCAAGGGCAACGGCAAGTACAGCTTCCTGCTGGAATCCGTCGTCGGCGGCGAGCGCTTCGGCCGCTACAGCTTCATCGGCCTGCCCGCGCGCACGCTGCTGCGCGCCACCGGCTTCGGCGCCGACGCGGCCACGGAAGTTGTGACGGATGGACAGGTGATCGAGCGAGTCCGCGGCAATCCGCTGGACTTCGTCGCCGAGTACCAGAAGCGCTTCAAGGTGGCGCTGCGCCCCGGCTTGCCGCGCTTTTGCGGCGGACTGGCCGGCTACTTCGGCTATGACGTCGTCCGCTACATCGAGAAGAAGCTGGAGAAGACCTGCCCGCCCGACACGCTGGGCTGCCCCGACATCCTGCTGCTGCAATGCGAGGAACTGGCGGTCATCGACAACCTGTCGGGCAAGCTCTACCTGATCGTCTACGCCGACCCGAGTCGACCCGAGGCCTACAGCAATTCGAAGAAGCGGCTGCGTGAGCTCAAGGACCTTCTGAAGTATTCCGTCAGCGCGCCGCAGGTGCGCCAGACCCAGACCTTCCCGACCGAACGCGAGTTCTCGAAAGCCGACTACCTCAAGGCCGTCGACCGCGCCAAGGAGCTGATCGCCGCCGGCGACTTCATGCAGGTGCAGGTCGGGCAGCGCATCAAGAAGCGCTACACCGAGTCGCCGCTGTCGCTGTACCGCGCGCTGCGGTCGCTCAATCCCAGCCCCTACATGTACTACTACGACTTCGGCGAGTTCCAGGTCGTGGGCGCCTCGCCGGAGATCCTGGTGCGCCAGGAGCAGACCCCCGAGGGCCAGAAGGTGACGATCCGGCCGCTCGCAGGCACGCGGCCGCGCGGCGCCACGCCGGAGCTGGACAAGACCGTCGAGCAGGAGCTGGTGAACGACCCCAAGGAGCGGGCCGAGCACGTGATGCTGATCGACCTGGCCCGCAACGACATCGGCCGCATCGCGAAGACCGGCAGCGTGAAGGTGACGGAGGCGTTCGCGGTCGAGCGATACAGCCACGTGATGCACATCGTGAGCAACGTCGAGGGCCTGCTGAACGAAGGCATGACCAGCATCGACGTGCTGAAGGCGACTTTCCCCGCGGGCACGCTGACGGGCGCGCCCAAGGTGCATGCGATGGAGCTGATCGACCAGCTCGAGCCCAGCAAGCGCGGCCTGTACGGCGGTGCTTGCGGCTACCTCAGCTACGCGGGCGACATGGACGTGGCCATCGCGATCCGCACCGGCATCGTCAAGGACCAGACGCTCTACGTGCAGGCGGCCGCGGGTGTGGTGGCCGACTCTGTGCCGGAGCTGGAATGGAAGGAAACCGAAGCCAAGGCCCGCGCGTTGTTGCGGGCATCGGAGCTGGTCGAGGAGGGGCTGGAATGA
- a CDS encoding cation:proton antiporter — translation MNEIMAVWGQWLKPSAGLPTVQWSLLLALAAAAGHLVQRHMALPKVVGYSAVGAIAGVAGFTGAAWPLQGIGLFLLELAVSVVLFETGGRIALRWFRYNPMVLLQSVLEAVLTYAAVYFTLRWLEVRPSVADALALVAMASSPAVLSRIVTDLRATGPVTERAIVLSALGALYALTLVAARAGLMHREETDLFALLYPVAVVLGLSVVVGAALALFLRFALHFMSPNSENTSILLITSIAAGTTVASHFGGSAALAGLLAGLLLKQLNPRPWAWPRQLGTAASLLVMLSFVLVSVVAAQAEWNPAVAGIVLALVGARALAKLSGVLLANPGSGTTWRQALMTGWAMSPMSSLALLLVSQFASASFTLGPRIASIALPAILLMEVLGAVIATFVLHLARESSQPEPVSGAGPSGAQRA, via the coding sequence ATGAACGAAATCATGGCCGTCTGGGGCCAGTGGCTCAAGCCTTCGGCGGGGCTGCCCACGGTGCAGTGGTCCCTTCTTCTCGCGCTGGCCGCCGCCGCCGGCCACCTGGTGCAGCGGCACATGGCCCTGCCCAAGGTGGTGGGCTATTCGGCGGTGGGCGCCATCGCCGGCGTGGCCGGTTTCACGGGTGCCGCCTGGCCGCTGCAAGGCATCGGCCTGTTCCTGCTCGAGCTGGCCGTCTCCGTGGTGCTGTTCGAAACCGGCGGCCGCATCGCGCTGCGCTGGTTCCGCTACAACCCCATGGTGCTGCTGCAGAGCGTGCTGGAAGCGGTGCTCACCTACGCCGCGGTGTACTTCACGCTTCGATGGCTGGAGGTGCGGCCCTCGGTCGCCGATGCGCTGGCGCTGGTGGCGATGGCCTCCTCGCCGGCGGTGCTCAGCCGCATCGTGACCGACCTGCGGGCCACCGGCCCGGTGACGGAGCGAGCCATCGTGCTGTCGGCATTGGGTGCGCTGTACGCGCTGACGCTGGTCGCGGCGCGCGCCGGCCTGATGCACCGCGAGGAGACCGATCTGTTCGCGCTGCTCTACCCCGTCGCGGTGGTGCTGGGCCTCTCGGTGGTGGTCGGCGCTGCCCTTGCGCTGTTCCTGCGCTTCGCGCTGCACTTCATGAGCCCGAACAGCGAGAACACCTCGATCCTGCTGATCACCAGCATCGCCGCGGGCACCACGGTCGCTTCGCACTTCGGCGGGTCCGCCGCGCTCGCGGGGCTGCTGGCGGGGCTGCTGCTCAAGCAGCTCAATCCGCGACCCTGGGCCTGGCCGCGCCAACTGGGCACGGCCGCGTCGCTTCTCGTGATGCTGAGCTTCGTGCTCGTCTCCGTCGTCGCGGCGCAGGCCGAGTGGAATCCGGCCGTGGCCGGCATAGTGCTCGCGCTGGTCGGCGCGCGTGCGTTGGCCAAGTTGTCCGGCGTGCTGCTGGCCAACCCGGGCAGCGGCACCACCTGGCGCCAGGCGCTGATGACCGGCTGGGCGATGTCGCCGATGTCCTCGCTCGCGCTGCTGCTGGTCTCGCAGTTCGCGTCCGCCTCGTTCACGCTGGGACCGCGCATCGCGAGCATCGCGCTGCCGGCCATCCTGCTGATGGAAGTGCTGGGGGCGGTGATCGCCACCTTCGTGCTTCACTTGGCGCGCGAGAGCTCGCAGCCCGAGCCCGTGTCCGGCGCCGGACCGTCCGGAGCGCAGCGTGCTTGA
- a CDS encoding catalase produces the protein MAQSKPDAQRRSRSGDAAAAKQKQLESFSQAPENMLTTTQGVVVPDNHGSLRAGSRGPTLLEDFLLREKLTQFDHERIPERVVNARGAAAHGYFELYKSMSQFTRADFLQEAGLRTPVFVRFSGFSGERGSADTVRDLRGFAVKFYTREGNYDLVGASAPVFFIQDAIKFPDLVHALKPEPHHGMPQASSAHDTFWDFVSLMPETMHALMWLMSDRALPRSLRMMEGFGVHSFRFINAHGASHFVKFHWKPKLGRHALAWDEAQKLAGRDPDFLRRDLWEAIARGHFPEWELGVQLVEEAKADALGIDLLDPTKLVPEELVPVQAVGRLVLNRNPDNFFAECEQVAFNPAHLVPGIDFSNDPLLQGRLFSYLDAQVGRLGGPNFHELPINRSLCPFHNLQRDGSHRTGVPKGQVSYEPNTLGTGSEFRVDGGHEGFQSHPQTVESGKVRRRSVSFDDHFTQATLFWNSQSPAEKDHIVCAFQLELTRVETPAIRQRVVDNLAHVDARLARKVGEPLGLMPDAKAAAGRAGFRERRDKLAVEASPSLSMDNNGSSSLATRRVAVLVAAGVEIGALKIIQQALAEHQVICKVVATHLGVVSTSSGQQLQVDACFLTASSVLFDAVLVPGGAAHAQALAANGRAVNFVLEAYRHCKPICVIGESVELLRAVGIDANTASAEGVLIAKGDPAGRVPLAQDFIAAMSRHRHWTRSRLEAVPA, from the coding sequence ATGGCCCAGTCCAAACCGGACGCCCAGCGCAGATCCCGGTCCGGCGACGCCGCCGCCGCCAAGCAGAAACAGCTGGAGAGCTTCAGCCAGGCCCCCGAGAACATGCTCACGACCACGCAAGGCGTGGTCGTCCCCGACAACCACGGATCGCTGCGCGCCGGCTCGCGCGGCCCGACGCTGCTGGAAGACTTCCTGCTTCGCGAGAAGCTCACGCAGTTCGACCACGAGCGCATCCCCGAGCGGGTGGTGAACGCGCGCGGCGCCGCCGCCCACGGCTACTTCGAGCTCTACAAGTCGATGAGCCAGTTCACCAGGGCGGACTTCCTGCAGGAGGCCGGCCTTCGCACGCCGGTGTTCGTGCGCTTTTCAGGCTTCAGCGGCGAGCGCGGCTCGGCCGACACGGTGCGCGACCTGCGCGGCTTCGCGGTCAAGTTCTACACGCGCGAAGGCAACTACGACCTGGTGGGCGCCAGCGCGCCGGTGTTCTTCATCCAGGACGCGATCAAGTTCCCGGACCTGGTGCATGCGCTCAAGCCCGAGCCGCACCACGGCATGCCGCAGGCTTCGAGCGCGCACGACACCTTCTGGGACTTCGTGTCGCTGATGCCGGAGACCATGCATGCCCTGATGTGGCTCATGTCGGACCGGGCGCTGCCGCGAAGCCTGCGCATGATGGAAGGCTTCGGCGTCCACAGCTTCCGCTTCATCAACGCGCATGGCGCCTCGCACTTCGTCAAGTTCCACTGGAAGCCCAAGCTGGGACGGCACGCGCTGGCATGGGACGAGGCGCAGAAGCTCGCGGGGCGCGATCCGGATTTCCTGCGGCGCGATCTCTGGGAAGCGATCGCGCGCGGCCACTTCCCCGAATGGGAACTGGGCGTGCAACTGGTCGAGGAAGCCAAGGCCGATGCGCTCGGCATCGACCTGCTCGATCCCACCAAGCTCGTTCCGGAGGAACTGGTGCCGGTGCAGGCCGTTGGCAGGCTGGTGCTGAACCGCAATCCCGACAACTTCTTCGCCGAATGCGAGCAGGTGGCGTTCAACCCCGCCCACCTGGTGCCCGGCATCGACTTCAGCAACGACCCGCTGCTGCAGGGGCGCCTCTTCTCGTACCTGGACGCGCAGGTCGGGCGCCTGGGCGGCCCGAACTTCCACGAGCTGCCGATCAACCGCAGCCTGTGCCCTTTCCACAACCTCCAGCGCGATGGCAGCCACCGCACGGGCGTGCCGAAGGGACAGGTGAGCTACGAGCCCAACACACTGGGGACCGGCTCGGAGTTCCGCGTGGACGGCGGGCACGAAGGATTCCAGAGCCATCCGCAGACGGTGGAGTCCGGGAAGGTGCGCCGGCGCAGCGTTTCGTTCGACGACCACTTCACCCAGGCCACGCTGTTCTGGAACAGCCAGAGCCCGGCCGAGAAGGACCACATCGTGTGCGCCTTCCAGCTGGAGCTCACGCGCGTGGAGACGCCGGCGATCCGCCAGCGGGTGGTCGACAACCTGGCGCACGTCGATGCGCGCCTGGCGCGCAAGGTGGGCGAGCCGCTCGGGCTGATGCCGGATGCGAAGGCGGCTGCGGGCCGCGCGGGGTTCCGCGAGCGGCGCGACAAGCTCGCCGTCGAGGCTTCGCCTTCCCTGAGCATGGACAACAACGGCAGCAGCTCGCTCGCCACGCGGCGCGTGGCCGTGCTGGTGGCGGCCGGCGTGGAGATCGGCGCGCTGAAGATCATCCAGCAGGCGCTGGCCGAGCACCAGGTGATCTGCAAGGTGGTGGCCACGCACCTGGGGGTGGTCTCCACTTCTTCGGGCCAGCAGCTGCAGGTGGACGCCTGCTTCCTGACGGCGAGCTCGGTGCTGTTCGATGCCGTGCTCGTGCCCGGTGGCGCAGCGCATGCGCAGGCGCTCGCAGCCAACGGCCGCGCGGTGAACTTCGTGCTGGAGGCGTACCGCCACTGCAAGCCGATCTGCGTGATCGGCGAAAGCGTGGAGCTGTTGCGGGCAGTCGGCATCGACGCGAACACGGCGTCCGCCGAGGGAGTACTGATCGCCAAGGGCGACCCCGCGGGCCGCGTGCCGCTGGCGCAGGATTTCATCGCGGCGATGTCGCGGCACCGGCACTGGACGCGCAGCCGCCTGGAAGCCGTGCCGGCCTGA
- the ltaE gene encoding low-specificity L-threonine aldolase, which produces MSAALVDLRSDTVTRPTAAMREAMMTAPLGDDVFGDDPSVNALQEKIAAMLGFEAALFMPTGTQSNLCAVLSHCQRGDEYIVGQFQHCYRWEGGGAAVFGSVQPQPLDHQPDGTLALEAIDAAIKPDDPHFARTRLLALENTLGGKVMPLSWIEQATGLARKRGLATHLDGARLFNAAVEVAARDGGGAQAAARRIAQHFDSVSICFSKGLGTPAGSALCGSKDLIARARRIRKMAGGGMRQAGMLAAAASHALDHHVERLARDHALAARLAKGMAGIDGVQVEAPQTNIVFVDLTGVARERGPALIEALRSEGVLATGLYRLRFVTHLDVDEAGVDRAIAAFRRFFKA; this is translated from the coding sequence ATGAGCGCGGCGCTTGTCGACCTGCGCAGCGACACCGTCACGCGGCCGACCGCGGCGATGCGCGAGGCCATGATGACGGCGCCGCTGGGCGACGACGTGTTCGGCGACGATCCCAGCGTCAATGCGCTGCAGGAAAAGATCGCCGCGATGCTCGGTTTCGAGGCGGCGCTGTTCATGCCGACGGGCACGCAGAGCAACCTGTGCGCCGTGCTCTCGCATTGCCAGCGCGGCGACGAGTACATCGTCGGCCAGTTCCAGCATTGCTACCGCTGGGAAGGCGGCGGGGCGGCGGTGTTCGGCAGCGTGCAGCCGCAGCCGCTGGACCACCAGCCGGACGGCACGCTGGCGCTGGAGGCCATTGACGCGGCGATCAAGCCGGACGACCCGCACTTCGCGCGCACGCGGCTGCTGGCGCTGGAGAACACGCTCGGCGGCAAGGTGATGCCGCTCTCGTGGATCGAGCAGGCCACCGGGCTCGCACGCAAGCGCGGGCTCGCCACCCATCTCGATGGAGCCAGGCTGTTCAACGCAGCCGTCGAAGTCGCGGCGCGTGACGGCGGCGGGGCGCAGGCGGCAGCGCGGCGGATCGCGCAGCACTTCGATTCCGTGTCGATCTGCTTCAGCAAGGGCCTGGGCACGCCGGCCGGCTCCGCGCTGTGCGGCTCGAAGGACCTCATCGCGCGGGCGCGTCGCATCCGCAAGATGGCGGGCGGCGGGATGCGGCAGGCGGGGATGCTGGCGGCTGCGGCGTCGCACGCGCTGGACCACCACGTCGAGCGGCTGGCGCGGGATCACGCGCTGGCCGCACGTCTGGCGAAGGGCATGGCCGGCATCGACGGCGTGCAGGTCGAAGCGCCGCAGACCAACATCGTGTTCGTCGATCTCACCGGCGTGGCGCGCGAGCGCGGGCCGGCGCTGATCGAGGCGTTGAGAAGCGAGGGCGTCCTCGCCACTGGCCTGTACCGGCTGCGGTTCGTCACGCACCTCGATGTCGACGAAGCCGGTGTCGATCGCGCGATCGCCGCCTTCCGCCGCTTCTTCAAGGCCTGA
- the apaG gene encoding Co2+/Mg2+ efflux protein ApaG, with translation MAKYQFRVEVKPAYLPEESAPEAGVYTFAYTITISNVGEVAAQLISRHWIITDEAGGIQEVNGLGVVGHQPLLQPGQSFQYTSGCRLPTPSGTMQGSYFCVAEDGQRFDTEIAPFLLEDGSKRVLH, from the coding sequence ATGGCGAAGTACCAGTTCCGCGTCGAGGTCAAGCCCGCCTACCTGCCCGAGGAGTCGGCGCCCGAGGCGGGCGTCTACACCTTCGCGTACACCATCACGATCAGCAACGTCGGCGAGGTCGCGGCCCAGCTCATCTCGCGGCACTGGATCATCACGGACGAGGCCGGCGGCATCCAGGAAGTCAACGGGCTCGGCGTGGTGGGCCACCAGCCGCTGCTGCAGCCCGGCCAGTCGTTCCAGTACACCAGCGGCTGCCGCCTGCCCACGCCCAGCGGCACCATGCAGGGCAGCTACTTCTGCGTGGCCGAGGACGGCCAGCGCTTCGACACCGAGATCGCCCCCTTCCTGCTGGAAGACGGCTCCAAGCGCGTTCTGCACTGA
- the rpe gene encoding ribulose-phosphate 3-epimerase, which produces MSRTHRIAPSILSADFARLGEEVRNVIAAGADWIHFDVMDNHYVPNLTFGPMICSALKPHSKRADGTPVPVDVHLMVEPVDALAQAFADAGADYISFHPDASAHAHRSVQAIKARGCKAGLVFNPAAPLDVLDWLVEEIDLVLIMSVNPGFGGQGFIESSLRKIEEARKRIDASGKDIRLEVDGGIKGDNIARVAAAGADTFVAGSAIFGKPDYKAVIDGMRAALARR; this is translated from the coding sequence ATGAGCAGAACGCATCGCATCGCCCCCTCGATCCTCTCGGCCGATTTCGCCCGCCTGGGCGAGGAGGTGCGCAACGTCATCGCCGCGGGCGCCGACTGGATCCACTTCGACGTGATGGACAACCACTACGTGCCCAACCTCACGTTCGGCCCGATGATCTGCTCGGCCTTGAAGCCGCATTCGAAGCGCGCGGACGGCACGCCGGTGCCGGTGGACGTGCACCTGATGGTGGAGCCCGTCGATGCGCTCGCCCAGGCTTTCGCCGACGCCGGCGCCGACTACATCAGCTTCCACCCCGATGCATCGGCGCACGCGCACCGCAGCGTGCAGGCGATCAAGGCGCGCGGCTGCAAGGCGGGGCTCGTGTTCAATCCGGCGGCTCCGCTGGACGTGCTGGACTGGCTGGTCGAGGAGATCGACCTGGTCCTCATCATGAGCGTCAACCCCGGGTTCGGCGGCCAGGGCTTCATCGAATCGTCGCTGCGCAAGATCGAGGAGGCGCGCAAGCGCATCGATGCAAGCGGCAAGGACATCCGGCTCGAAGTCGACGGCGGCATCAAGGGCGACAACATCGCGCGTGTCGCCGCGGCGGGCGCGGACACGTTCGTGGCCGGCAGCGCCATCTTCGGCAAACCGGATTACAAGGCGGTGATCGACGGGATGCGGGCCGCGCTCGCCCGCCGCTGA